ATACGTTGATAAAATGAGCGGTGGCACCCGACAACGGCCGCAACTAGCGCAAATGCTTGATGACCTTCAGCCAGGGGATGAAGTCCTTATAAAGGAACTTTCTCGCTTCTCTCGCTCTACAGTAGATACTTTCGATTTGGTGGAGGAGATCCGGGCAAAGGGAGCTTCTTTAAAGTCTTTGGCAGAGCCTTGGTTAGACACTAGGGACGATAGTCCCCAGTCCCAATTTCTTTTGACCGTTTTTTCTGCCTTAGCTGAACTGGAACGAGGCATGATTAGACAAAGACAGAAAGAGGGCATAGCCATTGCTAAAAAAGAAGGCAAGTATAAGGGAAGGCCGCCCAAGCTGACTAAGAATAACCCGCGAGTCCGGGTTGCACTGGAGGAGTATGCCAAAGGGGAGCGTTCAGTGCGCGAAATTGCTCAATTATATTCCATCAGCCGGTCTAGCTTATATCGTTTGGCAAAAGAGGAAGGAATCACAAGATAATGATGTTAGGTAGGGGGTTACACTTTGGCAAAACGGTGGAGCAAAGATGAAGATCAAAAATTAGTGGATCTT
This genomic interval from Desmospora activa DSM 45169 contains the following:
- a CDS encoding recombinase family protein, with translation MSHISGFINEGRWKQKLTIRGYIRVSSVDQNPQRQEQALKEMGADIVYVDKMSGGTRQRPQLAQMLDDLQPGDEVLIKELSRFSRSTVDTFDLVEEIRAKGASLKSLAEPWLDTRDDSPQSQFLLTVFSALAELERGMIRQRQKEGIAIAKKEGKYKGRPPKLTKNNPRVRVALEEYAKGERSVREIAQLYSISRSSLYRLAKEEGITR